The genomic interval CCATAAATTCTACTCTCGTCCCGCCTGCAATCGTTAGCGTAACTCCGTCTGCAATTTCTATGTCTCCAACCACTTTCACAGTGTCCACATCCCAGATTGCATTTGTTTCAATCACACCCGAAATAGTAATTGAATTTCTCGCATTATTTTCTCCAAAAATCGTAGATGATAAACTGGAATTTCCCTCTTGATAACGCAAATCAGCAGGAAATATCTGGCAGCCATATTCTTCTGCTGCCGTTCCCGGATAGACTCGATAATCACCGTTTTCCGGATCAATCAGTTGCGGATCGATTCCGATGATATTATATTGAGCAGCCCAACTGACCACTTCCGGTGGTGTTCAGCCATATTCACAAAGGGCAACAAAATGTCTGCAATTATCTGCGTTTGCGATTTCGTCATAATGAAAAGACCAATTGTCCAACAATACCGGAATTCCGTAAGTTCCATAAAACAAACTGATCGCCACATTTGCACCGGTAGGCAGCCATTCCATTGGATTACCATTTATATAAGTAAAATCATAGCCGGTATCAATCGCATCAACAAATATATTCCTCTCGATAGTGATATTTCCGCCTGCTCCTTGCAATCTTATAGCGTAATCTTGCGGAGTGTAAAAAGTGCAATATTCGACAGTTCCGGTTGGGAAAATCTCTTCATCCGGAAGGTTTATCCCACGATATCGAATATTTCCATTTATGATAATGCAGTTATCAATGTCCAACTTATTTTCGCAATATGAAATACAAATCTGCTCTCCATTTAAATCAAGAATTGCTCCATTCCCGCAAATTTTAACATCCACTCCCTGCTCATTAGATAATTCGGCAGTGATCGGATCAAATATTTTTCCGATGAGAAGTCCGCCTGTGTAAATCATTCCGGTTTCAAGCTCCAGATATTTATCGTATTCGCCGGCGGAAGGAGCGGCAGCAAAGGCTTCTTGCAAAGTGGAAGAATGTGCTACCGTGCAAATTAGCAGGCTTAGAATTGAAATTGCTGCGGATATTAATTTTTGTGAAAACATGTTTTGGGTGAATTAAAAATTACTATTTCATAAATTATTTTCTATAAGTTTAAATGATTTAGTATAGACAACTTTAATGATCCAAGTTCAATCTAAATTTCTGGTTTTTAACAACAATTTTAGTGTTCTGCAATTTAATCGGATAAATTCCAGTAAGAAGAAAATAAATTTTCGTTATGCTGAAAAATAAATACGAGTCCACTTAAAAAACCGTTCCCAGTTAAATAAAAAAGATAAAAGCATTTCACCCGAATGAAATATCGAAAAAAAAAGATTTCACTGGGCAGGCGGGATAAATAAAACGGTTCAATTATGTAGCTTGTTTTTTAAATCCACGATTAAAATCGTGGACTTCTATCATATTTATATAACTGTTAACACGTAAGTTAGAAGCCCACAGTTGTTTACTCTGTCTGCTGACTGATTAACTGTGGGTAAACAATGAATCACAGCTATTTAACCACTTCAGGGGTTTCTTAAGTGGACTGAATTATTTATACCACAAAAATCAGCAAAAATGCAATTACTAAAGAATAAATTGAGGTTGATTCCGAAACAGCAGCCCCGACGAACATTGTTCTGATCAGGGTTGAAGATTGCATTGGAAATTTACTAATTCCGTCCACAGTTTTGCCTGCCACAACTCCGATACCCAATGCGGGACCGAATGTCCCGAAACCTATGGCAAAGGCAGCCCCAATATATGCCATGGTTTTTACGAGACTGTTACCGGCAGGAGTAGAATACAGCAGCAGCATTGAGATAACGAGAGCAAAAATTGCTGAGGTTTGAGAAAGAGCTTGTCCGATAAGCATATTTGCAGTAAGTCCTTTTGAATTTCGCGGGTATCGAGCAATTCCCTTACACGCTTCAGAACCGGTATATCCGTTTCCCAAAGCGGCTCCAAGCGTTCCGGCACCAATTGCCAAACCTGCCCCAAAAAGAGAGGCTATACCTTGAATGCCATTTGCAGGATCACCCATCCCACCAAATAAAAGTAGCATTGCGATTACCAAACTAAAAATCGCACCGGTTTCCGTGATTGCTTGCCCGATAAGCATTGTTTTTAGCAAAGTATCATTGGCTTTCGGTTGCCGCATAATCGAATAATTTGCCTGAGCTGCAATAGTTCCTTCTCCAACTCCGGCACCAATGGATGAAAGCCCTACCGCGAGAGCAGCACCCAAATAAGAAGCGATATAAACTGTTGTATTTAACATCTGCATCCTTTACTTAATTGCAACGGCTGTGTACGAAAGCGCCAACATTGTAAAAACAAAAGCCTGCACCGTGCCAATGAATAATCCAAAAAATAGATTCAAACCAACCGGTAAAAGGATAAATCTGGTTAGATTGGAAACTACAAGAATAATAATCGCTCCCCCGAGAATATTGCCAAACAGTCGGAAAGAAATTGATACGCAGCTTCCGAGTTCACTCATAATATTTAACGGAATCATAAATGGCATTGGTTCGGCAAAATCCTTTAGATACTTTCCAAAACCCTTTGCTTTGATTGCCGAAAAATGCACAATGGATATTACCATTATTCCCAAACCAAGCGGTACATTCAAATTACGTGTTGGTTCCATATTTCCCGGAATTGGAATTATTCCGATAATATTACACAAGAAAATAAAGAAAAACAAGGTAATAATGTAAGGTGTGAAATAAACTTTGTCCTTACCAATAGTTTCCGTTACGAGTGTACGGAAGAAAGAATACGTCTCTTCTGCAATAATCTGCATTTTGGATGGAATTAGTCGAGCCTTGCGATAAATCGATATTGCAAAAAGTAACAACAAAATATCCACAACAAGTATTACGCGTATTACATTCCAGTTTATGGGAAATTTACCGGCGATTTGAATAATTTTGTCAGTCTGAAATTCTTCGTGAATTTTTTCCTGAATATTCTCTTTGGCTTCAACATTTCTGATTACAAATTTTCCCTCATCAAACCCAATCTGTAGCTTATAATTTAGACCGATTGAAATTACGGCTTCAATTAAAAAAATTATCAGAAAAACATACAATATTTTTTTCTTTTTTGATTTCATATTTCTATTTTTCTTTACTATACAAATTCTCCAAAATTTGATTAATACCGATTGATAACTGAACTGCGATTAATCCAACAAAAAGAGCGATAATATTCACATTTATAAATTGCAATATAATAACAACCACAATTATTAGAACTAAATATCTCAAATAAAAATTTTTGAACACATTTGCTTTGGCACTTGATGGGGCAATTTCTCTCAAATTTTCAGTATTCTTTGCTTGAAAATAAAAATTTCCAAAGCTTGCCAAAGAACCAAGCACATATCCTAACCAAATAGGATAATTTTCTATGAAAAGCAGAAAGGAAAGTATCTCTGTCAAGAAAATTAGTTTGAAAATACGAAAAACATATTTCTTAATGCTCGGACTCATCATTTTTCTCGCTATTTTTGATTATTCTGTAACATCCTACCGCACCTGTTATGACGCCCAAAACTATGCCTATTATTATCGCAATACCACTTGTTTGGAATTTTTTATCAATATAGAGTCCCAAAAAAAATAAACCGACAATACAAATTACCATCGTGGAGCCAAGGTGAGCGACCAGACTTAGTCCCATAAAAATTTCCGTAAAATATTTCGGGTTCTTTTTAATCTGATTTTTCATCTGACAATTTGTTTACTTCAACCGATTCCATAGAGCATTTTCCATCCAACATTGCTCCAGTTTCAATTGTAAGCATTTTTGTGCTGATATCTCCTTTTACTACGGATTTGTTCTTTAATTCAATTTCCTTTTTTGCGAATATATTCCCTTCGATTTTTCCACTTACAACTATTTCTACCGTCCGAATATTTCCCGTAATTTTTGCGGATTTCCCGACTGTAATTAAGTTTTTTGCAATAACATTACCCTGTATTTCGCCGTCAATGTGAATACTTCCTTGCGATTCTATGTCTCCAATTATTTTGGAATCCGAACCGATTATTGTGTTTAACTTTTTATTGGTGCTTTTCATAATATTTCTCCATTTATTTTATAAATTTTGTTGGATTAATTCTTTGTCCCTCGTATCTTATTTCAAAGTGCAAATGCGGAGCAGAGCTCTGACCTGATTTCCCGATTTCCGCAATTTTTTTACCCTTTTTCACAAAATAACCCTTTTTGGCGATATTTCTCGAATTGTGCCCATAAAAAGTTTCATATCCGTTCAGGTGATCAATAACCATACATTTGCCAAATACCGAATCATTATTACTAACACTTTTCACAACACCGGAAGCCGCAGCATAAATTGAATCACCTCTTTTCCCCGCTAAATCAATCCCATAATGGCTTTTTTCGGGTTGATATTTTTTCGTTATTATCGGATCATTGACAGGCATTTTATCAGGGATGTACTGTGATTTATTGATAAATTGCAGTTGAGATTTTTTTAGTTCGGAATATTTACCGGTAAAATTCAACTCAGATTTATTTTTATCCGCTGCTTGAAAATATTTTGATCCTTCAAATTCTTCTGTTAGCAGCGAACTTACCATTGATTCCATTTCATTCAATTCCACTTGGTACTTGCGATTCGCATTTATAAGACGATTTGTTTGCGATTTATCTTTTTGGACATTAATCACAAAACCCACCATAAATCCGATAAAGAGGAATACAATTGCCGTTAGAATTATTGTAAATTTCATAAATTTCTTAGTTTGAAAAGCATTTGAAGAATATTATTCAACTCGTCTTCCGAAAAAAATTGAATTTCGATTTTACCTTTTTTCTGCCCGTTGATTTTTACATTTGCCCCAAAAGTTTTTGAAAGTTCATCCTCAAGTGAAACCAGATGAACATCCTTTTTTAGTTTCCTGGTCTTGGTTTTCTTCTGCATAAATCTTTTAGCAAGCATTTCTGCTTGATGAACAGAAAGGGAGTTATCAATAATTGTTTGAGCAAACTCCATTTGCAAATCAGATTCTACCTGCAATACTGCTCGAGCGTGACCGGATGTGATTTTTTCCATTCTTATAAAATCAAGAATTTCATTCGGTAATTTTAATAATCTAAGCGTATTTGTTATGGCAACTCTACTTTTCCCAACTAATTTTGCAATTTCCCCCTGCTTTTTCCCAAATTCATCTACCAATTTTTTAAAAGCCAATGCCTGATCAACCGTATTGAGATTTTCACGTTGGACGTTTTCAATAATTGCAAGTGAGAGCATTTGCAGACTTTTGGCATCTCGAATAACAGCCGGAACTCTTCCTAATCCTGCTAATTGAGCTGCGGTAATTCGTCTTTCTCCTGCAATCAATTCAAATTTACCATTATCAATTTTTCGAACTACAACAGGCTGGATTATCCCGTTTTCTTCTATTGAATCTGCCAATTCTTGCACCTTTTGCTTTGAGGAATCCTTCCGCGGCTGATAGGGATTAAATTTTATATTATCAATTTCAATCAAATCAAATCCTGCATTTTTTAAAGTCTCTCTGTCTTCATCACCAACAAGGGCGTTAAGTCCTTTTCCCAATCTTCTCATTAATTTTCCTTCCCTGATAAATTTATCACTTCCATTGCTAATTGTAAATATTTTTTTGCTCCCTTTGAATTAATTTCATATTCCAATATTGATTTCCCAAAACCCGGAGCCTCGCTCAATTTCACATTTCTTGGAATAATCGTGTCAAATACCTTATCCGCAAAAAAGCGTCTTACCTCTTTTGCCACTTGCCCCGACAAAATGATTCGTCTGTCATACATCGTTAATAGAATTCCAAATATTTTCAAATTTTGATTAAAGTTTCTTTTCACAAGTTTGATGGTTTTCACGAGTTGGGCTATTCCCTCCAGAGCATAATACTCGCACTGTATGGGAATTACCAAATTATTACAAGCAACCATAGCGTTGAGTGTAAGAATATTAAGCGAGGGAGGGCAATCCACAATTACATAATCAAAACGATCTTTTACTTGATTTATTATTTTTTTCAATCTTTGCTCTTTTTCTGGAAGAGAAAAAAGTTCTACTTCTGCTCCAATCAAGTCAATTGAGGACGGGATAATTTTTAAATTCTCCAAATTTGTAGAAAGAATAGCAGAAGATACTTCTCCATCCCGAATCAACAGATTGTAAATTTGATTCTCGTTATTATTTTTATCAAATCCAATTCCGCTCGTACAATTTGCCTGTGGATCGAGATCTATCAATAAAACTTTTTTATCTAACGCAGCAAGAGAAGATGCCAAATTTATTGAAGTAGTTGTTTTTCCAACGCCACCTTTTTGATTTGTTACTGCGAGTAATTTTGCCATTTTTTTCTGCTTTCTGCAATAAATTTACAGCTTTTTTATTATGATATAATTTCTGTTTCCTATTTCTGCTATATTTCGATTAATTTTTTTCATTTCATATTTAGTTTTTATTGATTTCAAAAGAGCAATTTCTTTTTCATCAATTCCGGATTTATATAGTATCAATTCACCATCTTTTTTGAGGAGAGAAAAACTTTCTTTGAAATATTTTTTTCTCATTTTAACAGCACGTACCAAAATCAAATCAACTTCACCAATATCTTTTATGGAAATATTTTCAAACCTTTCGTTTATAACTTGGGCATTTTTGATATTCAATTCATTTAAAAGAGAATTTAAGTAAACACATTTTTTCATTGTAGATTCCACCAAAATTAATTTGACTGACGGTTCTAATATTCTAATCGGGACGCTTGGAAAACCAGCTCCTGAACCCAAATCCAGCACTTTTTTCTCTTTAAAGTTTTCAAATTCCATAGGAATTATTGAATCAAGAAAATGTTTGACCCACATATTTTGAGCAGAATTTTTAGATACCAAATTTATTTTCTGATTATAATTCTGAAGAAATGCATCGTATTTCTCAAATATTTTTGTTTTTTCATAAGGGAAATTATTTTCTTTTAAATATTTTGTAAATAATTTACTTTTTTGGCTCATAATAGACCTTCAATTTTATCAATAGTGCGGAAATATCTGCGTAAGTAACTCCCGGAATTCGGGATGCTTGTCCGACCGAGATAGGGCAAATTTTTTCCATTTTTTCTCTAGCCTCATAAGAAATTGTTTTCAGACCCATAAAATCCATATCCGGGGGAATTATTTTTTTTTCAAGGAATTCAAATTTTTCTATTTCTTTTATCTGTCGCTTTATATAACCTTCATATTTAATTTCCAGAGATATCTTCTCTTTGATAAAATCCGTTACATCCGGTTCAATTTTATATCCAAATTTGACCAGATCGTCGAATTTCACTTCGGGGCGACG from Candidatus Cloacimonadota bacterium carries:
- a CDS encoding AtpZ/AtpI family protein, whose translation is MKNQIKKNPKYFTEIFMGLSLVAHLGSTMVICIVGLFFLGLYIDKKFQTSGIAIIIGIVLGVITGAVGCYRIIKNSEKNDESEH
- the atpB gene encoding F0F1 ATP synthase subunit A, with the translated sequence MKSKKKKILYVFLIIFLIEAVISIGLNYKLQIGFDEGKFVIRNVEAKENIQEKIHEEFQTDKIIQIAGKFPINWNVIRVILVVDILLLLFAISIYRKARLIPSKMQIIAEETYSFFRTLVTETIGKDKVYFTPYIITLFFFIFLCNIIGIIPIPGNMEPTRNLNVPLGLGIMVISIVHFSAIKAKGFGKYLKDFAEPMPFMIPLNIMSELGSCVSISFRLFGNILGGAIIILVVSNLTRFILLPVGLNLFFGLFIGTVQAFVFTMLALSYTAVAIK
- a CDS encoding AAA family ATPase; the encoded protein is MAKLLAVTNQKGGVGKTTTSINLASSLAALDKKVLLIDLDPQANCTSGIGFDKNNNENQIYNLLIRDGEVSSAILSTNLENLKIIPSSIDLIGAEVELFSLPEKEQRLKKIINQVKDRFDYVIVDCPPSLNILTLNAMVACNNLVIPIQCEYYALEGIAQLVKTIKLVKRNFNQNLKIFGILLTMYDRRIILSGQVAKEVRRFFADKVFDTIIPRNVKLSEAPGFGKSILEYEINSKGAKKYLQLAMEVINLSGKEN
- a CDS encoding polymer-forming cytoskeletal protein, which encodes MKSTNKKLNTIIGSDSKIIGDIESQGSIHIDGEIQGNVIAKNLITVGKSAKITGNIRTVEIVVSGKIEGNIFAKKEIELKNKSVVKGDISTKMLTIETGAMLDGKCSMESVEVNKLSDEKSD
- a CDS encoding ParB/RepB/Spo0J family partition protein, coding for MRRLGKGLNALVGDEDRETLKNAGFDLIEIDNIKFNPYQPRKDSSKQKVQELADSIEENGIIQPVVVRKIDNGKFELIAGERRITAAQLAGLGRVPAVIRDAKSLQMLSLAIIENVQRENLNTVDQALAFKKLVDEFGKKQGEIAKLVGKSRVAITNTLRLLKLPNEILDFIRMEKITSGHARAVLQVESDLQMEFAQTIIDNSLSVHQAEMLAKRFMQKKTKTRKLKKDVHLVSLEDELSKTFGANVKINGQKKGKIEIQFFSEDELNNILQMLFKLRNL
- a CDS encoding M23 family metallopeptidase, encoding MKFTIILTAIVFLFIGFMVGFVINVQKDKSQTNRLINANRKYQVELNEMESMVSSLLTEEFEGSKYFQAADKNKSELNFTGKYSELKKSQLQFINKSQYIPDKMPVNDPIITKKYQPEKSHYGIDLAGKRGDSIYAAASGVVKSVSNNDSVFGKCMVIDHLNGYETFYGHNSRNIAKKGYFVKKGKKIAEIGKSGQSSAPHLHFEIRYEGQRINPTKFIK
- the rsmG gene encoding 16S rRNA (guanine(527)-N(7))-methyltransferase RsmG, which encodes MSQKSKLFTKYLKENNFPYEKTKIFEKYDAFLQNYNQKINLVSKNSAQNMWVKHFLDSIIPMEFENFKEKKVLDLGSGAGFPSVPIRILEPSVKLILVESTMKKCVYLNSLLNELNIKNAQVINERFENISIKDIGEVDLILVRAVKMRKKYFKESFSLLKKDGELILYKSGIDEKEIALLKSIKTKYEMKKINRNIAEIGNRNYIIIKKL
- a CDS encoding ATP synthase subunit I, giving the protein MMSPSIKKYVFRIFKLIFLTEILSFLLFIENYPIWLGYVLGSLASFGNFYFQAKNTENLREIAPSSAKANVFKNFYLRYLVLIIVVVIILQFINVNIIALFVGLIAVQLSIGINQILENLYSKEK
- the atpE gene encoding ATP synthase F0 subunit C, with protein sequence MLNTTVYIASYLGAALAVGLSSIGAGVGEGTIAAQANYSIMRQPKANDTLLKTMLIGQAITETGAIFSLVIAMLLLFGGMGDPANGIQGIASLFGAGLAIGAGTLGAALGNGYTGSEACKGIARYPRNSKGLTANMLIGQALSQTSAIFALVISMLLLYSTPAGNSLVKTMAYIGAAFAIGFGTFGPALGIGVVAGKTVDGISKFPMQSSTLIRTMFVGAAVSESTSIYSLVIAFLLIFVV